ATGCCCTTGCTGCAATTTTGCAAGCTAACAAACTTAATGATCCAGAAGCAGTTAGGAAGAGGTCTAAACTGATGCTTCCAGCACCGCAAATTTCAGGTCAGGAGTTGGAGGAAATTGCAAAAATGGGTCATGCAAGTGATCTTTTGTTAGCTAATGAGGAACTTACTGAAGGTAGTAGTGCCACACGAACGCTTCTTGCAAATTATTCTCAGACTCCTAGACAAGGAATCACTCCCTTGTGTATCCCACAGAGAACTCCTGGCGGGAAAGGTAATACAGTTATGATGGAAGCTGAAAATCTTGCACGATTAAGGGAGTCTCAGACTCCACTTTTAGGTGGGGAGAACCCTGTGTTGCACCCATCGGATTTCTACTGTGTCACACCAAGGAAAAGGGAAATTCAGACTCCAAATCCAATTGCTACCCAATCAGCTACTCCAGGACCTGGTGTTACCCCCACATTTGGCATGACTCCTAGAGATGGATATTCTTTtggtatgacaccaaaagagacACCTTTCAGGGATGAACTTCACATAAATGAAGACCTTGAAGTGCAAGATAGTTCTAAGCTTGAGCTTCATAGGCAGGCTGAATTCAAAATAAACTTGCATTATGGGCTAACCAACCTACCACAACCTAAGGATGAGTATCAGATAGTTATTCAGCCTATTCCCGAGGAGGATGAAGTGGCTGAGGAGAAAATTGAAGAGGACATGTCTGACAGAATAGCCAGGGAGAAGGCACAGGaacaggcaaggaaggaaatcacTGATGAGGGGCGATGAGGACAGGAGTTCCTTTAATTTGTCCCTCCTACTCTGTTTGAGCAGGCTGATGGAATGATAAATAGTGAACTTCTTGCTTTGGTAAAACATGACAATGCAAAGTATCCAATCAACGTAAAATCAgatgagaagaaaaagaaaggaaccAGACGAATATCAAATGGGAAATTACCAATTCCTGAACTTGAAGATTTCAAAGAAGATTAGCTGGAGGAGGCGTGCAAATACTTTTATTCTTCTTTTTTTTGTCTTTCTGATATTAATTTTGTTTGTGGTCACGATCTTTAAGAAATTTCTTCTTTGTAAGTTGTAttgattctttttcatttccCTTTTTCATGGTAACTTGATTTCAAACCTTGATAGTTAGTTGCAGATGTGAAATTGGGGAATCGTTGGCCTCCAGTTAAATAGTTCTTGATAActgttttttttccattttaatgTGGTTCTCAGACTGaacatttttttatctttttgatTCAATATTCTGTTTAGGCTTGTTTTTATGATAAGTCGGTCCAAGAAAAAGGCAATAAGAATGTACATTATGAAAGGTCCGGCAATTGGGATGATCCGTTGCATCACCTACTGGGCTTATAACCACTAATCTTAGCTTCTTCTCCACCCACCTGCATGACTAAACTTCTATTGGTCTCAGCGGATTCCAAATAGTCGTTGAAGGGGGCAAGCATGTGTGGTCAATTTGCTGATACATTTTGATTTTCTTGGCTGGAATTGGGCtttccctatttttttttttttggacaaaTGATATAATTACCAGTGGTTAGGGCTGTAAACAAATTGAGCCGAGCCGagatttggggtgttcaagcttatttgataagataatcgagccgagcttaaaatgaaccaagcttttgaaatgagtgttcaagcttggcttggtttattttttatgagcttgagtttgtttgaagcttggcttgaacttggttcgtttagatgttatcaagctctcaatccaagcttggcttgagcttggttcgagcttggcttgagcttggctcgtttagatgttatcaaactctaaattcaagcttatttgattgtttgaaatttttaattgtttgattggttattaagattaataatttaaatttatttattttattttattttattttattatttatttagtatatggaaatgagttttattaataaatatgattcgtgaacattgttcacaaacgttgttcacgaatgttgttcacgaacattgttcatgaacgttgtttacgaacgttaacgagctgaacacatatgtgttcaagcttgtttgtttagcttaacgagctgtcaaacttgtttgattaattaatcttatgtatattgaacgaacataaacaaactcttaccaagccgaacatcaaacttgttcacgaacgcttgattcatttacaaccctactagTGGTATTGCTATTTTTATTTATGCTCGTTGTTTCCAAACCACAAGGCAATTTGTTAGCAGTTTCCTTGCCATAGAAGCCTTCATATCATTGGTACAAAATTGTTACTGATAACATTTTTTTTGCAGTCTGATTCTTTaataaaggaagaagttcagttTCTCCGTGTGGCAATGGGACATGAGAGTGAATCTTTTGATGATTTTGTTAAAGCCCGCAATGCATGCCAAGAAGATCTCATGTTCTTTCCTGCTCGTAGCACCTTTGGTCTTGCAAGTGTTTCTGGCAACAGTGAGAAACTTGCTTCCTACAAAATCAGTTTGAGTTAGTGCAGAAAAGAATGGATGAAGAAGAGAAGGGGGCTACACGTCTTGAACAGAATTAAAGTGCTCATGCATGGTCACCAGGTACATCAAAATCTTCTTGTTAACTTTCTTGATAATGGTTGTTTCTGTTATTTTGCGGTGACTGCTTAGATACTTTGCTGCGCTGTGACTGCTTGGGTACTTTTCTGTGCCTTTTTATTCTTGTTTTTGCTAATTCTGCCAAGATCCTATTAACAATTATTTCTGAAGTATTATGGTCAAATATCTTGGTGGAAATAGTAGAATTGTAGAAACATATGGATATTAAGAACTATTTTATGGAGatctatagttttttttttttccatttatttgttttatgttatTTCCTATGTATTAATTTCATTTGATCCTGAATTGAGCAGACAAAGGGTGAAAATTTATGGTCGCAAGCTGAAGCCACATTCAAGCATATGGACACTGCTGCAACAGAACTCAAATGCTTTAAAGTTTTACACAAGCAGGAGCTTGTGGCATCCACTTTAAGAGTTAATGGTTTAGTTGAAGAAGTCAACAAGCAAAAAGTCCTAGAAGAGAGCCTACAAAGTAGATATGCTGATCTACTAATCGAGTATGATAGATTAAAAAGGTTGTTGGAGGAACATAAAATGCGATTGtgaatggaagaagaaaatgtAGCTCAGGCTCGAGCCCTCAAAGAAGAAGCTTCTGCTAGGAATCGTGCCCTCGAGGTAGAAGTTGCCGCTAGAAATTGTGCTCTTGAGGAAGAAGTTGCAGCTAAAGCACATGATGTTGAGGAAGATAAAGCAGCAAAGATCAATGCTATGGATGAAGAACTTCCACCGAAGAAAGATCATCTTTGCAATACTGATTTGACTGAAGATGGCACTTCCGCTAAGGAGCCTATTGCTCCGACAGAAACAAAACAATTGACTATCGAAGACGTATCGGAGACAGATATTTTGCATGATCAGAAGGAACAAACACAGATATTTTGCATGATCAGAAGGAACAAACACCTGCTGGCAATTGCTTTGAAGTCTCTGGACAAATATCTCAGGTTGCAATTGAAGAGAAAATGACGGGTGGTGATAAGACAGCACCTCAAGATGTTGGTGACAATATGCTCTCGAGCACTCTGGTTGAGAACACCATTGATGTTCCTCATGGTGTTTCTAATTCCTCTGACATGGAAGTTGTAACAAATTCAGATGAAATTGATTAGAGTATTCAGGATGTCAACGATCAGAAAGCTATTCCAGTTTCAGTTGTGATCGATGGTAGTGCCGCTGGAGATTCAAGCGTCTTTGAGTGAGTTAATATGGAGGATGCAAAGGTGAATCCAAGTGTGATAATGTGAAGCATCAAGTATATCATGTCGGAAGATAGCTGCTTCGTCTATATGATTATCTGTTCCAATTCAATACCTATGTTGCACAggagtttatttttaaatatgtGGTTTCCCCGCGAGGGACATGTTGCAACTGAGATTTTCCCGCTCGTCAGGAAGGCAGAACTAAATGGTCATGTTGATTGATTTAGTTGCTGCCATTAGCCGGTGTAAATTTGGATGACAGGAAGACACTAGTTACTCTATTCCATCGACTTGTGAACACTTGATTTCTTGGTGTTGCTAAACTAGCAATTTACAATCTATCTTTAGCTCGCCTTCTTTGCAGATTCTAAGAGTATTAAATGATGAAATCAAGTAGTAAGAGGcttagggcatctccaatgcaaggtttttaaagagatttgtaaaataaaaaagTTGAACAAAAAGTTCTAATCATTGTGGGTGCTGAACTTTATATTTCAAGAGCAATagtaaaatttcaaaataatttttctgttctgaaattgatgtaatatgtatatagtTATGCgattatatattattaattagatcatacaAAAATCATTTAGAACTCTAACTATCAATAGGTTTTTAGAATATTGATGTGGCATGATATGACATATTAggatcataaattttttttttgcaaaactttaACCAATGAAGATCTCCTTATTTACTTGGTCATATGAAGGATAATTAATGAACATCTAATTATTCATCGAAATTTATTAATCAGTCTAGAGATTTTAGATTACAACTTGATCAATCTAGAAATTTCATATTATAATCATTTCagattttatgaattttttaaattataaagagttcaaatatattatatattattttttttaacttcaccAGTGATGATCCTCTACAGTGCCTTAAAAAAAACTTCAATGTCTAACGAATTGTATCAATGGAGTGATTCAACGTACAATTCGGAAATAGATAAGGACAGAGATATGATTCACGAAAAAAGAGATGTATAATATTTGAATTACTTACTGGTAAATATATCGGTGTATATGTATTTAGAGGATAAGTActaagagggtgtttggctaaacttattaaaaacagcttataagctcgtacaacttataagttgttttaggagcttataagttgttaggtcttattttaaaaataagttgttaaagtgtttgggtgaacttattataatcaacttaaaggtattgatgtgtttggtattataagatctttttattaataaaattaccaaaaaggatataatactattaatagagggttttgagatttttattaatagagggttttgggcGAATTTTTACACCGGGGGAGAGAAAATTGGAAAGAGGCATTGACCGAGAAGATGACACAGCGTTGGAAGAAAAGTCGgcggagataaaaagatattaggcttataaaaatttatgaagGATAAGATgaagatttatgaaattatataaggatattttagagaaaaaaattattaaaataagatcttttttagaaaagtagggtcttccatactttttaaaaaacagcttataagctccaaaacagttTATTTTGACAGTTTATAAGCTGTTCGAAAAAAattttaccaaacaaatttgaagagcttataagttccaaaacagcttataagctgttttagaTAGCTTATAAGCacagccaaacaccctctaatATTAACTTCTAAAATTTATGTGCATTTAACGGGTGAGTTACTTGTTTAAATAAATAAGTTCGGATTTCGATAGCCCGATAATTGTCGGGTATCGGATCCGTACCCATCCTTAGGTGCGCGGTGCGCCCTATCACTTGAGACCGGTTTGGCTCTAAAAACAACATCGGTtcagaataaaaaataaaaaataaatcgaCTTGTTGATGGCGGCCTAGGATCTCCTGCGATGAACGGTTCAGATCGAGCCATCCTGATCAGCAATTAGGGTTTCTGGTTCCTTCCGCCTTCCTCCTCTATATAAGAAAATCGCATGTACTCATCGTCTCAAATCTGTCACCGAGAGGAGCGAGGAGCTGCAGCCTTCTGTTCTTCATCTACTGTTTTGATAATTTTCTGCTCGAATTTTTTGATAGAGTTTTGTTCTTTGTTTGATATATGGCTATGATGAAATCAAATGCTTGTGCCGGAGGTGGATTCGTCTATCGCTGACGGTAACACAATCCCTCTAAGAAGTTCTGAGCTATCATTTTGATCGTTTGTCTTCTCCCTCTTGTTTTTCAATCTCTTCGTCCTTAAATTGGTTGTTTTATTTTTGTCCGATCCGTTGTTTCTTTTGTCGATTGATGTTTTTGATTTGGGGAAATGAAGTGATGTGAAATTCATGGTCTGTCAATCCACTGATTTTTGGTGATGTTTCTCATGAAATCCCGACAGGTTCTGATCATTCTCCCAATCTCGAATCATGTACTTCATTTTCCTTAAGAAGATCCAAACTCATTACTTTTTTTCTGATGAATTTAGTCGATTTAGTTTCGCGTTACTAATCAAATCTAGTTATTTTCTTCGGATCGTtggtaaaaaaattctaaggttcATTTAAATACTTAATACTATTGTTGGTATTATCAcatatttttttgttaaatttgtcTCATGTTATTATGCTAGTCTAACAATTGTATTTAGGAAACAAGATATTTGCCTGATGTTATTACTAATCTTGAATTAAATTGAAGACGTTCTAAAATTTCATTACCTGATGTTATTCCTGAAAGATCGTCTAAAATCATTACCTTTTTCTGTTGATTTTAGTCTATTTATTTTCTCGTTACTAATCAAAATTGGCTATTTTCTTCCAAACCTCAAAGTCTCACTTTCTGTTATGTTTTGAGGTTTTCGCGGAGTGTTTATTTTGTAAGATACAACAGTTATTAATCGTTATTCTCATATAGCATTGGTAATCACGGTGAATTAAATTGTATTCTATCGTGCAAGAGGAAGGAACGTAGGTAGAAAGCTTTTGttatttttttgtgatttttttaaCTTATGATCGCAATGATCATTATTTGTCGAGCTATAAAACGTCGGTTGTAAAAATgtcagggtgcgtttggtttgtcttatttttatttttaatttttaaaaaatgtatattttttatttttataaaaatgacTTTtcgtgttttttgtttttttataaaatgctctctcatttttttttaaaataaatatggaaaatataaatcaaatgcgttttctatttttctataaaataaaAACAGAAAATAGTGTGTAAAATGCAAACCAAATGCTCTTTTAATATTTTATTCTAtcgttttgattttgaattaattttattttaatgtatTTGTTatacaaataataaaaagatttacgtgataaaatattaattcttctatttagataattttttgttTTGATCTATTTAGCAT
Above is a window of Zingiber officinale cultivar Zhangliang unplaced genomic scaffold, Zo_v1.1 ctg79, whole genome shotgun sequence DNA encoding:
- the LOC122037784 gene encoding uncharacterized protein LOC122037784, which encodes MEEENVAQARALKEEASARNRALEVEVAARNCALEEEVAAKAHDVEEDKAAKINAMDEELPPKKDHLCNTDLTEDGTSAKEPIAPTETKQLTIEDVSETDILHDQKEQTQIFCMIRRNKHLLAIALKSLDKYLRLQLKRK